Below is a genomic region from Rouxiella chamberiensis.
AAGCTGCCGGCAGGGGATATGATCCTCTATCCTTCAAGCAGTCTGCACTGTGTGACGCCGGTGACACAGGGAACGCGAGTGGCGTCCTTTATGTGGATCCAGTCGATGATTCGCGATGACAAGAGACGCGGCATGCTGTTTGAGCTCGATAGCAACATTCAGACACTCAAGGCACGTCACGGCGAAAGTGAAGAAGTTTTGTCATTGCTGAACCTCTATCACAACCTGCTCCGCGAGTGGTCAGAGATTTAGCGTCGCCGCCTATGCCTTTCAGGGCCGAGACTGCTCTTGGCCAGTCATCGATTCCTCGACCGCCTTTTCGATATCCCGCTACATTTTTCTGTCCCTGTCGCGCCATCAAATTTCCAAAAACCATTGGTCACGCTGGCATCGTCATGATTTTCGCAAGGCGCGTCCTGGATAAGAGGAACTGGAAGGGCATCAAGACCTCTTTCTGTGGAAAAAGCTTTCTCTCGCACTCATCCTAAAAAAACATTGCCGAGTCTTCACGGCTTAAACGTAGAGATTAAAATTGAAAGATGTATGGAGTTTATGAATTTTTAGCCGAGAGCAAATCGTGTTTTTTATGTTGAATTTAAAAATAAAAAAGGCCGGGATATTATCCCCGGCCTTTAAATTCAGTGATGTTAATTAGCGTTTAACGTTTTGGGTGATTTACTTCTACCGGACGCAGGTCGAAAAGCAGGACCTCGGCTTTATCGCCATCGGTGAAGGTCAGCGACGCTTCATTACGAACACGGGCACCGTCACCGGCTTTGAATGCAATCCCGTTGACCGTCACGCTGCCGCGAGCCACGTGGATATAGGCATAACGTTCAGCGTCGAGGTCGATAGTCTGCTGTTCGTCACCATCAAACAGACCCGAGTAAATCTTGATGTCCTGACGGACACGCAGGGCATTTTCACCGCCCGCCCGAGAAGCAATCAGGCGCAGATTGCCACGTTTTTCGGCATCGGCAACCGAAACCTGCTGGTAGCCCGGTTCAGTGCCATTTTCAGACGGCACAATCCAGATTTGCAGGAAGTGCACGCCGTCGGTTTTGGAGTTGTTGAACTCGCTGTGGGTAACGCCTGACCCTGCGCTCATCAACTGCACATCACCCGGGACGATAACCGAACCGGTACCCATGGAATCTTTGTGCGCCAATTCGCCTTCCAGCACATAGGAGATGATTTCCATGTTGCTGTGTGGGTGAGCGCCGAAGCCGCGAGAGGCCGCTACACGGTCATCGTTTATCACCAGCAGGTCAGAGAAGCCAACCTGTTTCGGGTCGAAATAGCTCGCAAAAGAGAAGGTATGATGAGAATTCAACCAGCCGTGGTCACCTAATCCGCGTTGTTCTGACAGTCTTTGCTCAATCATGATGTGCTCCTGGGTTATTGGGGGAAGGACGTTTGCCCTTCCGATGTAAAGAGATTAAACGTAAACTGATTTGCGTAACAGATGGCTTGAGTGACAAACACTGTCACCCTTTGGTTGACAATGAACGACGCGACAACAAACCGGGCGAATACCATGCAAATTGAAGATCTACGAATCTTTATGACGGTAATAAAGGCGGGAAATTTTACGGCGGCAGCCGAGCAACTGCTGTTGTCCAAACAGTATGTTAGTCGGCGCATGGCGGCGCTGGAGGATTCGCTTGGCGTGAGGCTGCTTATTCGCAATACGCGAAAGCTGTCTGTTACCGAGTCCGGACAGGTCTTTTCCCGCCATGCACAGAAAATTCTTGATGATATTCACGAAGCGGAACTGGCGGTGTCCGAGCGCACAAGAGAGTTGCAAGGATCCTTTCGCGTCAGTATTCCGATGTCATTCGGCATGAGCTATCTCTCGCCGCTGATTGCCGAGTTTCTGCGTCAGCATCCCGCCGTGCAGTTTCAGGTGGAGTTGGGCGACCGCTACGTCGATATGATTGGCGAGGGCTTTGATATCGCGATTCGTATCGGCTTGCTGTCTGACTCAACGTTGATTGCCCGTCGCCTCAGCGTGCTCAAGCGCGTTATTTGCTGTAGTCCCGATTATCTGCAACGCGCCGGTTCGCCTTTGCTGCCGGAGGATCTTCTGCATCACGCCTGTCTGCGTTATGGCCGCGAGGGGCAAAATGGCTGGGAACTCATGCAGGAAGGCAAGCGCAAGTTACTGGACGTACATGGGCCTATCGTCAGCAACAATGGCGAGGTACTGCGTGACGCAGCGGTGGCCGGTCTGGGATTGGCGCTGTTGCCGGAATTTATTGTTGGTGAGGCGCTTGAAACGGGCGCGCTGGTCACGGTACTCGAAGATTTTTACCCGGAGCCACTGACATTAAGTGCCGTCTATCCGCAGCATCGTCAGCGCAGTGAAGTCACTCGTGCCTTTCTGGATTTCCTTGAAACACGATTGAAATCCCACTCATAAAGAATAAGGTTTATTCAAAGAAGCGCTTTATATAATTACAGGCGCTTTCTTTGCCTTATACTCTCTGACGAAATATGAAGGTCATGACGTTCTGACTTATTTAAAAAGAATTCTTCAATGAATTTTTCCGTGTTGCTCACACCTAAATATTATGACAATCGTCTTCATTATTTATAAATAATAATGCGTTTCATTTTTTGACGAACAAGTAATAAAAGCCCACCGCTAACGGTTAAATGTATACGCCATTAGGACAAGTAATTTAAAAGGATTTAGGTCATGATGGAAAAGGTTGCGGCAATGAGTCCAAATATTCAAATTAACGTTAATGAGTTTGGCGTGGTCAATAAATTTGCCTCATTGTTGGCATTAGATAATCTCGATAACTGTGAAAAACAGATTTCATCGGCTGATTACGAATATTCTAATCGGACTCGCTCATCAGGTAAAAAAGATAAGGTATTAACACGTAGAGAAAGAACCTTGCTGAGAAATAAACAGCAGGCGATAACGTGGCATACGGCGAATGCGCGGGTAAACACCGCGACGATACACCGCGATAATCGTGCCGTGATGCAGGAAATACATTGCCCTGAAGCGCTATTCGTCACTGCGCCAAGGTTTCTTGCGAGCCTCGTTGAGATCTATGCCAGCCTGTTGCCTCATACGCCAGGACGATATGCCGGGACTTCACCTCTGGCAAAGACTCAGGCATCCACACTTTATCACGGGCGCGGCATCGCCGATGCATTGGCGGCTGGAAGCCAGACCCTGCTAGGCAATGTCGATAGAAAAATAAATCATTTATTCAACAACCTGTTGCCGTGGCAGGGGGTCGCGGCTCGTCCTGTATTACCCATGCCGTTGTCGCCTCGCGCAACGCCACGGCCGGTAGCTTTCGAGCGCGTTAATTACAGCAAAACGGTGGCCAGACTAAGAGACAACTACCCTCAACTGTATTTGTTGGCCAGCCAATATATTAAAAAAAGTCTGCTGAAAAAATACCATCTCGAGGTCGACCCTGACCGCACCTGGTTTCATCGATTTGACTATGCCTCCAGTGTCTTCCGCCACCTATACAGGCTGGGAACACAATGTTTCCCCGCGAGAATCAAAAACGCTGACGGAGCGATTATTGGCCAACTATGGAGCAGAAGATCAACTCAACGCCGATGAACTCAGCGCCAATGCCGGTATTTATACCGCTGACCGCCACGCAGAGTCTTTTGGCGCAGCCAATGAAGTAAAATTATTACCTAAAGATTTTCTTAACTTAGTGAAAGAGAGTGATTTCAGCCGCCTCTATTTCAACAAGCTCAACGCGTTCTGGCTAAAAAACAGCAGCGCTTTTCGCACGGTCAGTAAAGGACGATTCATTGCCCTGCTAGGTCAGAATACCTCTCGTTTATCCTCGGTCGGTCTGCATAATACGATGATGGCGACGCTAGGGGATATTCGTTCGATACCCGACATGACGGTAGCCGAACTCGAACGCAAGGTGTTGCGAAGGCCTGGGTTAACGCTCTCGACCTTTGATATCTACGGCTATCATGCCAGCGATATGTTTCTGATTCATAATGCCAAAGGAGAGATGATTTTATATTGTCCCTCCGACCGCGATAGCTTTATCGAGTTTGGCAATACACAGACATTACGAAACTGGATTGTCACGCAGGCAAAAGACCCGGAAAAACGCGAAGCATTGGCAAACCATTTTTCATTGTATGACCGGCAGGATGGCTACAGTTTTGCAGGCGTTGATTTCGCACTCCATCAGATAGCCAACACAAATTGGGACCCCAAATACGTTCATTACGAACCTCAATCGATTTCGGGTGATGTTTTTACCTGGCTAAGCCGACAAGCGGAATTACGCACCCTAAGTGATGCAAAAACGCTGACCACCACCAATAACGAAGTCTTTAAACAAAAGCTGCTCGCCAACCTCAAATCAGCCGCAGACATGGCGGCGTTAAGCGCTTTGTTTTTGCCAAGCGTCGGCGGGCTTGTCCTTATGGGGGTCGGAATAACGCAGGCAGGGTTAGGGGTTGATCTCGCCATTAATGGCGACACCGAGCGCCAGAGGAAAATGGGATTGGCAGATATCTTCAACGGTGGCGTTAATACCTTGGTTCGGCGGACTGGGCGCGAGTGAAAGGTTTTTGGAAGGCGATGCCGACTTTGACCCTGGCGAAGTCGAACCGATTAATATTGCGCGTGCCGATGGCGATTCCGACCATTATCCACAACGCGGGCTTTTTGGCGGCATGCAACACTGGCAACCCCCCAAACCGGTATTACCTGCACGTGGGAATTTTATTAACCGGCTATTCAAGCAGTCGGTGGTGAATGCGCGTGGGCTCGCCGCCCTCAATGCCAAAAATGCATTATATGGCGCAAGAATGACGACGACTCTGGCGGATATGGAAAACACGCTCCGTCTGGCAGGGCAGAAAATCAGGACCAGAGCCGGGGAAGAAATAGTGGCGCAATATCTTGGCTATGAAAATGCCGACCTGCTGCCCGCTTCAAAGCTCGACGTCATGAAACAGACGATTACCGAACTGGATATCCGACGTCAGTGGCTGCAAAACTTTGACAAGGGTATCAAGTGGGTCACTATTTGCGATCCCGAACGGGTAAACACTTACGCCTATTACAATTTCAATAAAGATGTGATTGCCTTCGATGACACGTTTTTTCGGGCCGCACCCAAAATAAGGCTCCATGCGGTCATTCACGAGTCGATGCATGCTGGCGTCAAAGATAACGGGGGCAAGGTTCTGGATTACTTTTATCTCTCTCGTATCGATAGAGAAGAAGGAATTATTTACCGGCGTAATCAGCAGTTGGAAATATCTCAGGCAAGGGTCGATGCCGACTATCTGCTTAGACGCCGAGGAACCGCTCACAATCATTATTTTATCAATAAAATGGCGGCCGGCTCGATTGAAGAAGCCATTGAAAAATTTCTCGTCAATCTCGATTTAAGAAGTGAATTGCTGCTAAAAAATCCCGATACCCAAGCGACGCTATTAATGG
It encodes:
- a CDS encoding pirin family protein; translated protein: MIEQRLSEQRGLGDHGWLNSHHTFSFASYFDPKQVGFSDLLVINDDRVAASRGFGAHPHSNMEIISYVLEGELAHKDSMGTGSVIVPGDVQLMSAGSGVTHSEFNNSKTDGVHFLQIWIVPSENGTEPGYQQVSVADAEKRGNLRLIASRAGGENALRVRQDIKIYSGLFDGDEQQTIDLDAERYAYIHVARGSVTVNGIAFKAGDGARVRNEASLTFTDGDKAEVLLFDLRPVEVNHPKR
- a CDS encoding LysR family transcriptional regulator; the encoded protein is MQIEDLRIFMTVIKAGNFTAAAEQLLLSKQYVSRRMAALEDSLGVRLLIRNTRKLSVTESGQVFSRHAQKILDDIHEAELAVSERTRELQGSFRVSIPMSFGMSYLSPLIAEFLRQHPAVQFQVELGDRYVDMIGEGFDIAIRIGLLSDSTLIARRLSVLKRVICCSPDYLQRAGSPLLPEDLLHHACLRYGREGQNGWELMQEGKRKLLDVHGPIVSNNGEVLRDAAVAGLGLALLPEFIVGEALETGALVTVLEDFYPEPLTLSAVYPQHRQRSEVTRAFLDFLETRLKSHS
- a CDS encoding dermonecrotic toxin domain-containing protein → MSSATYTGWEHNVSPRESKTLTERLLANYGAEDQLNADELSANAGIYTADRHAESFGAANEVKLLPKDFLNLVKESDFSRLYFNKLNAFWLKNSSAFRTVSKGRFIALLGQNTSRLSSVGLHNTMMATLGDIRSIPDMTVAELERKVLRRPGLTLSTFDIYGYHASDMFLIHNAKGEMILYCPSDRDSFIEFGNTQTLRNWIVTQAKDPEKREALANHFSLYDRQDGYSFAGVDFALHQIANTNWDPKYVHYEPQSISGDVFTWLSRQAELRTLSDAKTLTTTNNEVFKQKLLANLKSAADMAALSALFLPSVGGLVLMGVGITQAGLGVDLAINGDTERQRKMGLADIFNGGVNTLVRRTGRE